A region from the Serinibacter arcticus genome encodes:
- a CDS encoding PTS mannitol transporter subunit IICBA — MVMPNIAAFIAWGLLTALFIGPGWLNGATPETPDRPAFDGRFAPDSWVAQIGGWGDFADGGIVGPAITFLLPLLIGYTGGYMLYKTRGGVVGAIATIGVITGAGIPMFIGAMIMGPLGGWTMKKLDALWDGKIRPGFEMLVNNFSAGIWGAILAFGAFFGIAPIVEWLTGRLGDGVGWLVENNLLPATSILVEPAKVLFLNNAINHGVFTPLGSAESQETGRSLLFLIEANPGPGLGLLLAFAVAGVGVARASAPGAIIVQFLGGIHEIYFPYVLAKPRLIIALILGGATGVLTNVLFDSGLVGPAAPGSIFAVLTMTAPGSHLGVILSVLLSAAVTFVVAAFLLRIDKNKDLDLEAATAQMESNKGRKSSVAGMLTGAAAAATGPIRNIVFACDAGMGSSAMGASVLRRKVQAAGLTDVTVVNKAISDLTDTYDLVVTHQDLTERARQRTGSAIHVSVDNFMASPRYDEVVELVSERNGALVPAGGHATPSHAAPAAAAPVAAATSTSDSVLDRSSIVLTGTATTREGAIEEAGNLLVAVGSATPAYVAAMHEREASVSTFMGEGLAIPHGTNEAKGEVSRTAVSFVRYPQGLDWGGERVTFVIAIAASGDEHLALLQQLAGAFLDADSVARLENATSVDEVKAVLDA; from the coding sequence ATGGTGATGCCGAACATCGCCGCCTTCATCGCGTGGGGTCTCCTGACGGCCCTGTTCATCGGCCCCGGCTGGCTGAACGGCGCCACCCCGGAGACGCCCGACCGTCCGGCCTTCGACGGCCGCTTCGCGCCGGACAGCTGGGTCGCGCAGATCGGCGGCTGGGGCGACTTCGCCGACGGCGGCATCGTCGGTCCCGCCATCACGTTCCTGCTGCCGCTCCTCATCGGCTACACCGGTGGGTACATGCTCTACAAGACCCGCGGCGGCGTCGTCGGCGCCATCGCGACGATCGGCGTCATCACGGGCGCCGGCATCCCGATGTTCATCGGCGCGATGATCATGGGCCCGCTCGGCGGCTGGACCATGAAGAAGCTCGACGCCCTCTGGGACGGCAAGATCCGCCCGGGGTTCGAGATGCTCGTCAACAACTTCTCCGCCGGCATCTGGGGCGCGATCCTCGCGTTCGGGGCCTTCTTCGGCATCGCCCCGATCGTGGAGTGGCTGACCGGTCGCCTGGGTGACGGTGTGGGCTGGCTGGTCGAGAACAACCTCCTGCCCGCCACCTCGATCCTCGTCGAGCCGGCCAAGGTGCTCTTCCTCAACAACGCGATCAACCACGGCGTGTTCACCCCGCTCGGCAGCGCCGAGTCGCAGGAGACCGGCCGCTCGCTGCTCTTCCTCATCGAGGCGAACCCCGGCCCGGGCCTCGGCCTGCTGCTCGCGTTCGCCGTCGCCGGTGTCGGCGTGGCCCGCGCCTCCGCCCCCGGCGCCATCATCGTGCAGTTCCTCGGTGGCATCCACGAGATCTACTTCCCGTACGTGCTGGCCAAGCCGCGCCTGATCATCGCCCTCATCCTCGGTGGCGCGACCGGTGTGCTGACGAACGTCCTCTTCGACTCCGGCCTCGTGGGGCCCGCCGCCCCCGGCTCGATCTTCGCCGTCCTGACGATGACGGCCCCGGGGAGCCACCTCGGGGTGATCCTCTCGGTGCTGCTGTCGGCCGCCGTGACGTTCGTGGTCGCCGCGTTCCTGCTGCGCATCGACAAGAACAAGGACCTCGACCTGGAGGCCGCCACCGCGCAGATGGAGTCCAACAAGGGCAGGAAGTCGTCGGTCGCCGGGATGCTGACCGGTGCTGCCGCCGCGGCGACCGGCCCGATCCGCAACATCGTCTTCGCCTGCGACGCCGGCATGGGCTCCTCCGCGATGGGCGCCTCCGTGCTGCGTCGCAAGGTCCAGGCGGCCGGTCTCACCGACGTCACGGTCGTCAACAAGGCGATCTCCGACCTCACGGACACCTACGACCTCGTCGTGACGCACCAGGACCTCACCGAGCGGGCGCGTCAGCGCACCGGTTCGGCGATCCACGTCTCGGTGGACAACTTCATGGCGTCGCCCCGCTACGACGAGGTCGTCGAGCTCGTCTCCGAGCGCAACGGCGCCCTGGTCCCCGCCGGGGGCCACGCGACTCCCTCGCACGCGGCTCCCGCCGCTGCGGCCCCCGTCGCGGCGGCCACCTCCACGTCCGACTCGGTCCTCGACCGCAGCTCGATCGTGCTGACCGGCACGGCCACGACCCGGGAGGGCGCGATCGAGGAGGCCGGCAACCTGCTGGTCGCCGTCGGCTCGGCCACGCCGGCGTACGTCGCCGCGATGCACGAGCGCGAGGCCTCGGTCTCGACGTTCATGGGCGAGGGCCTGGCCATCCCCCACGGCACGAACGAGGCCAAGGGCGAGGTCAGCCGGACCGCCGTCTCCTTCGTCCGCTACCCGCAGGGTCTGGACTGGGGCGGTGAGCGCGTGACGTTCGTCATCGCGATCGCCGCCAGCGGCGACGAGCACCTCGCGCTGCTGCAGCAGCTCGCGGGCGCGTTCCTCGACGCCGACTCGGTCGCGCGCCTCGAGAACGCGACCTCGGTCGACGAGGTCAAGGCCGTCCTGGACGCCTGA
- the cofE gene encoding coenzyme F420-0:L-glutamate ligase: MTALQVLAPEGVPAITSSTELAAVLVPVLANLVWPDGSVGIDAGDVVVLSSKVVSKAEGRMVRAADREASIDAESVRTVATREHPDGSLLRIVENRQGIVMAAAGVDSSNTHAGTILLLPVDPDDSARRLRRGLAARLGGVRPGVVLTDSAGRPWRSGVTDLAIGAAGITVLDDLRGTPDDTGRPLETTVVAVADELAAAADLLKRPTGGRPLAVVRGMGHLVTHDDGPGARGLNRTGPDDMFALGAREAYERGRAGLPLL, translated from the coding sequence GTGACGGCGCTGCAGGTCCTCGCCCCGGAGGGCGTCCCCGCGATCACGTCCTCCACCGAGCTCGCCGCCGTCCTCGTGCCGGTGCTCGCGAACCTCGTCTGGCCGGACGGGAGCGTCGGGATCGACGCGGGCGACGTCGTCGTCCTGTCCTCCAAGGTCGTCTCCAAGGCCGAGGGGCGGATGGTGCGCGCGGCCGACCGCGAGGCGTCCATCGACGCCGAGTCCGTGCGGACCGTCGCGACGCGCGAGCACCCCGACGGCTCGCTGCTGCGGATCGTCGAGAACCGGCAGGGCATCGTGATGGCGGCGGCGGGCGTCGACTCCTCGAACACGCACGCGGGCACGATCCTGCTGCTGCCGGTCGACCCCGACGACTCGGCACGCCGCCTGCGCCGCGGGCTCGCCGCCCGGCTCGGGGGAGTGCGTCCGGGCGTCGTCCTCACCGACTCGGCGGGACGGCCGTGGCGCAGCGGCGTCACCGACCTGGCCATCGGCGCGGCCGGCATCACCGTCCTCGACGACCTCCGCGGCACCCCGGACGACACCGGGCGACCGCTGGAGACGACCGTCGTCGCCGTCGCCGACGAGCTCGCGGCTGCCGCCGACCTGCTGAAGCGTCCGACGGGAGGGCGGCCGCTCGCCGTCGTGCGCGGGATGGGTCACCTCGTCACGCACGACGACGGACCCGGCGCCCGCGGCCTCAACCGCACCGGTCCGGACGACATGTTCGCGCTCGGCGCCCGGGAGGCCTACGAGCGCGGACGGGCGGGCCTGCCGCTCCTCTGA
- a CDS encoding TIGR03557 family F420-dependent LLM class oxidoreductase yields the protein MTSPLTVGIAAALEQFSPNEIIEHTALAEKHGFSGVMAADHVQPWVPAQGEAAFVWNVLSALGQTTTGDLGPGVTCPSMRWHPSMVAQASATLAAMYPGRHWLGLGSGEALNEHVVGQYWPEAPERINRMFEAIEIIQKLFTGSLAGKDVKHRGEFFKLESMRLWTMPEVPPEILVATAGPVTAKRAGRTVDGLITVGAPLEKISGLFEKFDAGAREAGKDPSTMPRLIQLHLSWAPTYEEALENAMTQWPNGGMKFPKGDIRSPFELAAMAKLVRPEDFEGRMVISEDPDVHRAEIQKYVDLGFDRVYLHNVGRNQAEWIEVFGRDVLPKLHR from the coding sequence ATGACCTCCCCTCTCACCGTCGGCATCGCCGCAGCGCTGGAGCAGTTCAGCCCGAACGAGATCATCGAGCACACGGCCCTGGCGGAGAAGCACGGCTTCTCCGGCGTGATGGCGGCCGACCACGTGCAGCCGTGGGTGCCCGCGCAGGGCGAGGCGGCGTTCGTGTGGAACGTCCTGTCGGCCCTCGGCCAGACCACGACGGGTGACCTCGGCCCCGGCGTGACGTGCCCGTCGATGCGGTGGCACCCGTCGATGGTCGCGCAGGCCTCGGCCACGCTCGCCGCCATGTACCCGGGGCGGCACTGGCTCGGCCTCGGCAGCGGTGAGGCGCTGAACGAGCACGTCGTCGGGCAGTACTGGCCCGAGGCGCCCGAGCGCATCAACCGGATGTTCGAGGCGATCGAGATCATCCAGAAGCTCTTCACGGGCTCGCTCGCGGGCAAGGACGTCAAGCACCGCGGCGAGTTCTTCAAGCTCGAGTCGATGCGGCTGTGGACCATGCCGGAGGTGCCGCCGGAGATCCTCGTGGCCACCGCGGGTCCGGTCACGGCCAAGCGGGCAGGTCGCACGGTGGACGGGCTCATCACCGTCGGGGCGCCGCTCGAGAAGATCTCGGGCCTCTTCGAGAAGTTCGACGCCGGCGCGCGCGAGGCCGGCAAGGACCCCTCCACGATGCCGCGGCTCATCCAGCTGCACCTCTCCTGGGCGCCGACCTACGAGGAGGCGCTCGAGAACGCCATGACGCAGTGGCCCAACGGCGGGATGAAGTTCCCCAAGGGCGACATCCGCTCGCCGTTCGAGCTCGCCGCGATGGCCAAGCTCGTGCGTCCGGAGGACTTCGAGGGCCGGATGGTCATCTCGGAGGATCCCGACGTCCACCGCGCCGAGATCCAGAAGTACGTCGACCTGGGCTTTGACCGCGTCTACCTCCACAACGTCGGCCGGAACCAGGCCGAGTGGATCGAGGTCTTCGGCCGCGACGTCCTCCCGAAGCTCCACCGGTGA
- the lysX gene encoding bifunctional lysylphosphatidylglycerol synthetase/lysine--tRNA ligase LysX: MSDEPPTPASRTQVPRPGPWAEGVARWTGRVLVAGSLWIVLALIVRPFARGVVDTATAWVDVLSLPHPSLFSLVLVVIVASAVMRRQRAALWFIVIAWLAPVVVVVALAAVLVGAGEAQALDTSLSTVPAAFWSSGVVGLLLLVALVSARRAFPARLRRGAWWRAAGVLVAAIAVSVVVTLALLQAVSHTLPTFADRLNWTLSGATGTSPHAAPFLAQGNGPHWLLTLAGLISAVGLLLAAAVFLRGAPRSAEDDRASELAVRRLLLTHPNDDSLAYFATRDDREAVFSADGEAAVSYRVVADVALAAGDPLGDPERWDDAIDAWLTTARRYGWVPSATGVTERGARAYEKFGLSTVVLGDESILDTRTFTLTAPALAGVRHAVARPKRAGYTVKLSWAEEIDPEDLAATLARAEEWRHGDERGYSMSLSRFGDARDPRQLIVSAFDGDGELRGVLGFVPWARTGVSLDVMRRSPEAVNGVTELMISTLATQGRSLGIERISLNFAMLREVFEQGERVGATPGQRFQRRILLTASRWWQLDSLYKSNLKYAPTWQTRYMCTDPGQLTHALVAYGQAEGFVPEAPAWLRRRDRAVELERAEARRATAAAVLEQESRLRLPAVPERRLTDQQRVRVGKLAALRAAGMEPYPVSVPRDREVGDVTESLVDTGEVVSISGRVVRLRDLGGVTFAVVRENTHEVQLMVTADRPEARPDLFAHAVDLADTISVTGDVTRSRTGELTVHVASWVMASKALTPPPDKFRGLTDADTRLRLRHVDLALNAGPTDLLRGRSTAVWALRQAFAAHDFIEVETPILQAIHGGANARPFTTHINAYDMDLYLRIAPELFLKRLAVGGFERIFEIGRNFRNEGVDYKHNPEFTSLEAYQAYADYTTMRELTRELIIAAAVAVHGRPIAIAPDGSEVDLDVEWPVVTCHEAVSRAVGEEVTPDTPLERIHELCAQHDVEFGLDHSHGSLVAELYDALVEDTTTFPTFYTDFPKETSPLTREHRTDPRLAERWDLVAFGSELGTAYSELINPVDQRERFTQQSLLAALGDPEAMEIDEEFLSALEFGLPPTGGLGLGLDRVYMFIVGATIRETLTFPFTKPI; this comes from the coding sequence ATGAGCGACGAGCCCCCCACCCCGGCGAGCCGGACGCAGGTGCCCCGCCCCGGTCCGTGGGCGGAGGGTGTCGCCCGATGGACGGGCCGCGTCCTCGTGGCCGGGTCGCTCTGGATCGTCCTCGCGCTGATCGTGCGCCCGTTCGCCCGCGGAGTCGTGGACACCGCGACGGCCTGGGTCGACGTGCTGAGCCTCCCGCACCCGAGCCTCTTCTCGCTGGTCCTGGTGGTCATCGTCGCCAGCGCCGTGATGCGACGGCAGCGCGCCGCCCTGTGGTTCATCGTGATCGCCTGGCTCGCGCCGGTGGTCGTCGTCGTCGCGCTCGCCGCCGTGCTGGTGGGGGCCGGCGAGGCCCAGGCGCTGGACACCAGCCTCAGCACGGTACCGGCGGCGTTCTGGTCCTCGGGCGTGGTCGGTCTGCTCCTGCTCGTGGCGCTGGTCTCCGCACGCCGCGCGTTTCCGGCCCGGCTGCGCAGGGGGGCGTGGTGGCGGGCCGCCGGCGTGCTCGTCGCGGCGATCGCGGTCTCCGTCGTCGTCACGCTGGCTCTGCTCCAGGCCGTGTCCCACACGCTGCCGACGTTCGCCGACCGCTTGAACTGGACGCTGTCGGGCGCGACCGGCACCTCTCCGCACGCCGCCCCGTTCCTGGCGCAGGGCAACGGCCCGCACTGGCTCCTGACCCTCGCCGGGCTGATCTCCGCCGTCGGGCTGCTGCTGGCCGCGGCCGTGTTCCTCCGCGGAGCACCGCGCAGCGCCGAGGACGACCGCGCGAGCGAGCTGGCCGTCCGCCGCCTCCTCCTCACCCACCCGAACGACGACTCGCTCGCCTACTTCGCCACCCGGGACGACCGCGAGGCGGTCTTCTCCGCCGACGGCGAGGCGGCCGTCTCCTACCGGGTGGTGGCCGACGTGGCCCTCGCCGCCGGTGATCCGCTCGGCGACCCCGAGCGCTGGGACGACGCGATCGACGCCTGGCTGACGACGGCCCGACGGTACGGCTGGGTGCCCTCGGCCACCGGGGTGACGGAGCGCGGCGCACGCGCCTACGAGAAATTCGGGCTGAGCACGGTCGTGCTCGGCGACGAGTCGATCCTCGACACCCGGACCTTCACGCTCACGGCACCCGCCCTCGCGGGGGTGCGGCACGCCGTCGCCCGGCCCAAGCGTGCGGGCTACACGGTCAAGCTGAGCTGGGCCGAGGAGATCGATCCGGAGGACCTCGCAGCGACGCTGGCGAGGGCGGAGGAGTGGCGGCACGGAGACGAGCGCGGCTACTCCATGTCGCTGTCCCGTTTCGGCGACGCGCGCGACCCGCGTCAGCTCATCGTCTCGGCGTTCGACGGCGACGGCGAGCTCCGCGGCGTCCTCGGCTTCGTCCCCTGGGCCCGCACAGGTGTCTCCCTCGACGTCATGCGGCGCTCGCCGGAGGCCGTGAACGGTGTGACGGAGCTGATGATCTCCACCCTGGCGACGCAGGGCCGCAGCCTCGGCATCGAGCGGATCTCCCTCAACTTCGCCATGCTGCGCGAGGTGTTCGAGCAGGGCGAGCGCGTCGGGGCGACGCCGGGTCAGCGGTTCCAGCGCAGGATCCTGCTGACAGCGTCGCGGTGGTGGCAGCTGGACTCGCTCTACAAGTCCAACCTCAAGTACGCCCCCACGTGGCAGACGCGGTACATGTGCACCGATCCCGGCCAGCTCACGCACGCGCTCGTGGCCTACGGCCAGGCCGAGGGCTTCGTCCCGGAGGCCCCGGCCTGGCTGCGACGGCGCGACCGAGCCGTCGAGCTCGAGCGGGCCGAGGCTCGGCGCGCGACGGCGGCGGCCGTCCTCGAGCAGGAGTCGCGGCTGCGCCTGCCGGCCGTCCCCGAGCGCCGGCTCACCGACCAGCAGCGGGTCCGCGTGGGCAAGCTCGCGGCGCTGCGCGCGGCCGGGATGGAGCCGTACCCGGTCTCGGTGCCACGCGACCGGGAGGTCGGCGACGTCACGGAGTCGTTGGTCGACACGGGGGAGGTCGTGTCGATCTCGGGCCGCGTCGTGCGGCTGCGCGACCTCGGCGGGGTGACCTTCGCCGTCGTGCGCGAGAACACCCACGAGGTCCAGCTGATGGTCACGGCCGACCGGCCCGAGGCCCGGCCGGACCTGTTCGCCCACGCCGTCGACCTCGCCGACACGATCTCGGTCACGGGCGACGTCACGCGCAGCCGGACCGGCGAGCTGACCGTGCACGTGGCGAGCTGGGTGATGGCGTCCAAGGCGCTCACGCCGCCGCCGGACAAGTTCCGCGGGCTCACCGACGCCGACACCCGACTCCGGCTGCGGCACGTCGACCTCGCGCTCAACGCGGGACCGACCGATCTGCTCCGAGGTCGCAGCACCGCCGTCTGGGCGCTGCGACAGGCGTTCGCCGCGCACGACTTCATCGAGGTCGAGACGCCGATCCTGCAAGCGATCCACGGTGGTGCCAACGCCCGGCCGTTCACGACGCACATCAACGCCTACGACATGGACCTCTACCTGCGCATCGCGCCGGAGCTGTTCCTCAAGCGGCTCGCGGTCGGCGGCTTCGAACGCATCTTCGAGATCGGCCGCAACTTCCGCAACGAGGGTGTGGACTACAAGCACAACCCCGAGTTCACCTCGCTCGAGGCCTACCAGGCGTACGCCGACTACACGACGATGCGCGAGCTGACGAGGGAGCTGATCATCGCGGCGGCCGTCGCGGTGCACGGTCGGCCGATCGCCATCGCGCCGGACGGGTCGGAGGTGGATCTCGACGTCGAGTGGCCGGTCGTGACGTGCCACGAGGCGGTCTCGCGGGCCGTGGGGGAGGAGGTCACGCCGGACACCCCGCTGGAGCGCATCCACGAGCTGTGCGCGCAGCACGACGTCGAGTTCGGGCTGGACCACAGCCACGGCTCGCTGGTGGCGGAGCTCTACGACGCGCTCGTCGAGGACACCACCACCTTCCCGACGTTCTACACCGACTTCCCCAAGGAGACCTCGCCGTTGACGCGCGAGCACCGCACCGACCCGCGGCTCGCGGAGCGGTGGGACCTGGTGGCGTTCGGGTCGGAGCTCGGGACGGCGTACTCCGAGCTCATCAACCCCGTCGACCAGCGGGAACGCTTCACGCAGCAGTCGCTGCTCGCGGCGCTGGGAGATCCCGAGGCGATGGAGATCGACGAGGAGTTCCTCTCGGCGCTGGAGTTCGGGCTGCCGCCGACGGGCGGCCTCGGGCTCGGCCTCGACCGCGTCTACATGTTCATCGTGGGAGCGACGATCCGCGAGACGCTGACGTTCCCGTTCACCAAGCCGATCTGA
- the valS gene encoding valine--tRNA ligase, which produces MTNAPLGTGVPATASTDHDHGLLGAVVVPDRVGVEGLEEKWAPVWDAEQLHAFDRTAERGSVFSIDTPPPTASGSLHIGHVFSYTHTDVVARFQRARGKDVFYPMGWDDNGLPTERRVQNYYGVRCDPTLAYEGDDFTPPHSGGATSVKAGDQVPVSRRTFVRLCEQLTAEDEKQFEALWRHLGLSVDWNHQYQTIGATARAVAQTAFLRNLDRGEAYQAEAPGLWDVTFQTAVAQAELEARDYPGHYHSIAFHAAGGEDVVIETTRPELLAACVALIAHPDDERYQHLFGTTVTTPVFGVEIPVLAHPSAEADKGSGIAMCCTFGDLTDVQWWRELNLPTRSIVQRDGRISRETPEWVTTEAGRATFAELAGKTTFSARTAVVEALRTSGELLGEPKATQRKANFFEKGDKPLEIVTSRQWYIRNGGREMPGRDLRGELLARGDELEFHPDFMRVRYSNWVGGLNGDWLVSRQRFFGVPIPVWYPVDEAGETRWETPLVPDEASLPIDPSSDVPAGYTADQRGVAGGFVGDPDIMDTWATSSLTPQIAGGWLHDTDLFERVFPMDVRPQGQDIIRTWLFSTVVRSHLEHGTLPWKHAAISGWILDPDRKKMSKSKGNVVTPMDLLVEHGSDAVRYWAASARLGTDAAFEVGQMKIGRRLAIKVLNASKFALTAAPEGAAVVLDPAAVTEAIDRALLADLADVVDAATAAFTDFDHARALETTETFFWTFCDDYLELVKDRAYGRGATQPDGTTAELTPAQIASARATLALALDVLLRLFAPFLPFATSEVWSWWRSGSVHSAPWPTTDALRAAAGDAPDAGLVRTAGAALSALRKVKSEAKVSQRTPILAVELLATEVAAGQVAAVESDLRAAGKVTSPLAITVGTPATPDGESLAVAVSQAELGEAPPKG; this is translated from the coding sequence ATGACCAACGCTCCCCTGGGCACCGGTGTGCCCGCCACCGCCTCGACCGACCACGACCACGGCCTGCTGGGCGCCGTCGTCGTCCCGGACCGGGTGGGTGTCGAGGGCCTGGAGGAGAAGTGGGCGCCGGTGTGGGACGCCGAGCAGCTGCACGCCTTCGACCGCACCGCCGAGCGCGGATCCGTGTTCTCGATCGACACGCCGCCGCCGACCGCGTCGGGCAGCCTGCACATCGGCCACGTGTTCTCCTACACGCACACCGACGTGGTGGCCCGCTTCCAGCGCGCCCGCGGCAAGGACGTCTTCTACCCGATGGGCTGGGACGACAACGGCCTGCCCACCGAGCGCCGCGTGCAGAACTACTACGGCGTGCGCTGCGACCCGACGCTGGCCTACGAGGGCGACGACTTCACTCCCCCGCACTCCGGCGGCGCCACCAGCGTGAAGGCCGGCGACCAGGTGCCGGTCTCGCGCCGCACGTTCGTGCGCCTGTGCGAGCAGCTGACCGCCGAGGACGAGAAGCAGTTCGAGGCGCTGTGGCGCCACCTCGGCCTCTCGGTCGACTGGAACCACCAGTACCAGACCATCGGGGCCACGGCCCGCGCCGTCGCGCAGACCGCCTTCCTGCGCAACCTCGACCGGGGCGAGGCCTACCAGGCCGAGGCGCCCGGACTGTGGGACGTGACGTTCCAGACGGCGGTCGCCCAGGCGGAGCTCGAGGCCCGCGACTACCCGGGCCACTACCACTCCATCGCGTTCCACGCCGCGGGAGGTGAGGACGTCGTCATCGAGACGACCCGCCCCGAGCTCCTGGCCGCGTGCGTCGCGCTGATCGCGCACCCCGACGACGAGCGCTACCAGCACCTGTTCGGCACCACGGTGACCACGCCCGTCTTCGGCGTCGAGATCCCCGTGCTCGCCCACCCCTCCGCCGAGGCGGACAAGGGCTCCGGCATCGCGATGTGCTGCACGTTCGGCGACCTCACCGACGTGCAGTGGTGGCGCGAGCTGAACCTGCCCACGCGCTCGATCGTGCAGCGCGACGGCCGCATCAGCCGCGAGACGCCCGAGTGGGTGACGACCGAGGCCGGCCGCGCGACCTTCGCCGAGCTGGCGGGCAAGACGACCTTCTCGGCGCGCACCGCCGTCGTCGAGGCCCTGCGCACCAGCGGTGAGCTGCTGGGCGAGCCGAAGGCCACGCAGCGCAAGGCGAACTTCTTCGAGAAGGGCGACAAGCCGCTCGAGATCGTCACGTCGCGCCAGTGGTACATCCGCAACGGCGGCCGCGAGATGCCCGGCCGCGACCTGCGCGGCGAGCTGCTCGCGCGCGGCGACGAGCTCGAGTTCCACCCGGACTTCATGCGCGTGCGCTACTCCAACTGGGTCGGCGGCCTCAACGGCGACTGGCTCGTCTCGCGCCAGCGCTTCTTCGGCGTGCCGATCCCGGTCTGGTACCCGGTGGACGAGGCGGGCGAGACCCGCTGGGAGACGCCGCTCGTGCCGGACGAGGCGAGCCTGCCGATCGACCCGAGCTCCGACGTCCCTGCCGGCTACACGGCCGACCAGCGCGGTGTCGCGGGCGGCTTCGTGGGCGACCCCGACATCATGGACACGTGGGCGACGAGCTCGCTGACCCCGCAGATCGCCGGCGGCTGGCTGCACGACACGGACCTGTTCGAGCGCGTCTTCCCGATGGACGTGCGGCCGCAGGGGCAGGACATCATCCGCACCTGGCTGTTCTCGACCGTGGTGCGCAGCCACCTCGAGCACGGCACGCTGCCGTGGAAGCACGCGGCGATCTCCGGCTGGATCCTCGATCCCGACCGCAAGAAGATGAGCAAGTCCAAGGGCAACGTCGTCACGCCGATGGACCTGCTCGTGGAGCACGGCTCCGACGCCGTCCGGTACTGGGCCGCGTCCGCGCGGCTGGGCACCGACGCCGCGTTCGAGGTCGGCCAGATGAAGATCGGCCGCCGCCTCGCGATCAAGGTGCTGAACGCCAGCAAGTTCGCGCTCACGGCCGCGCCCGAGGGCGCCGCGGTGGTGCTCGACCCCGCCGCCGTCACCGAGGCGATCGACCGCGCGCTGCTGGCCGACCTGGCTGACGTCGTGGATGCGGCCACCGCCGCGTTCACCGACTTCGACCACGCCCGCGCGCTCGAGACCACGGAGACGTTCTTCTGGACGTTCTGCGACGACTACCTCGAGCTCGTGAAGGACCGCGCCTACGGGCGCGGCGCCACGCAGCCTGACGGGACGACGGCGGAGCTCACGCCCGCGCAGATCGCCTCGGCGCGCGCCACGCTCGCCCTGGCGCTCGACGTGCTGCTGCGCCTGTTCGCGCCGTTCCTGCCGTTCGCGACGAGCGAGGTCTGGTCGTGGTGGCGCTCGGGCTCGGTGCACTCCGCGCCGTGGCCGACGACGGACGCGCTGCGCGCCGCCGCCGGCGACGCCCCCGACGCCGGGCTCGTCCGGACCGCCGGGGCGGCCCTCAGCGCGCTGCGCAAGGTCAAGAGCGAGGCGAAGGTCTCCCAGCGCACGCCGATCCTCGCCGTCGAGCTCCTCGCCACCGAGGTGGCCGCGGGCCAGGTGGCCGCGGTCGAGTCCGACCTGCGCGCCGCGGGCAAGGTGACCTCGCCGCTGGCGATCACGGTCGGCACTCCCGCGACGCCCGACGGCGAGAGCCTCGCCGTCGCCGTCTCGCAGGCCGAGCTCGGTGAGGCGCCGCCGAAGGGCTGA